The segment ATCAGTCAAAGAACTGAGCAACTATCAGTTTATCAAAGGTTGTTATTTGGCATGGGGATTGCTCATAAATATTGTGCTCAGATGAAATCCTGATTCTACTAATCGAATTAAAGTAACCAGATGCCAGCTAACTCTCCTGATGTTTTCGAACTTTTGCTTCAGCTTTTAATTATTTTAATCCCCTTGGGATGTGGAGTCAGTTTGATTTTTGGAACAATCAAAAAGTGGCCTATGCTTGTTGATCCCCCCGAAAAAATGTGGACTTACTACTCTCATTCTTTACTCAAGAAGTTTTTTGGCAAAAAATTTTTAATCTACTATAACTATTTATTAGGATGTATATTTTTTTCCCTTGGCTTTTATGGCCTTACCGTAACCTTGAGAAAAATTTACAAAGTAATAATTGGTAATTAACTATCTTTGTCAATTCAGGATTTTATAGGATACAAAATAAATGTTATTGGGTGCTTATGAAAAGGAAAAAATTTCTCAGCGAATTTTTAGGTGCGCTAGGGGCAGTAAAAATAGAAAGGCACCATGAGAATGACAGTCTCATTTCGGGGAAAGTTATCTATAACTCAGATGATCCTAATGAGGCACAGGAGTTTCGCTGGCGCATACCGGAAAATGAGGTGCCATCAGAAGAAGTTAGGTTACTAGCAAAACTATTAAAAGAAGAAAACCTCTTGAGTATTGATAAAATCATAGTGACACGAAAAGAGCTTGGAATTAGATACAATGCTGTATACGGCATAAAATTCACTGAGCAGGAGTTCAACAAAATTCTCGATGATTTAGAATCTGTTGAGGTTTCAATGGTGGATAACGACAAAGAAACAGACGTCTATTTTATCCATGAGTAATGGGGCTAATCATGCCCCAAATTATAATCCACCACGGAAAATACTGACTGACCTTGATTAAAGAATCCCCTCTCTCAACTTCAGGTCCACGTCACTCTCCCAAACGTTTTCCTGGGGCGAGATAGTTCTGCACGTAGTCTTGAATTCCGTCTTCAAGAGAAGTGCCGGGCGCATCGTAACCGGCTTTTTGGATTTTGCCCATTTCGGCTTGCGTGTGGTATTGATATTGATCGCGGATGGAAGCCGGCATCTCAATGTATTCGATATCGGGTTCCTTATCCATCGCTGAAAAAAGCGCACGTGCCATGGCGTTCCAGTTTCTCGCCTTTCCTGACCCCACATTGAACAACCCGCCGATTTTCGGACGATCGAGAAAAAATAAGGTCATTGCCACCGCGTCCTTGATATAGAGAAAATCCCGCTCCTGCCCGCCGTCTTTGTATTCGGGTTTATAGGATTTAAACAGCCGCATCTTTCCGGTTTCCTGAATCTGATAAAACCCCTTGCGCGCCAGACTCTGCATGTCACCCTTGTGGTATTCGTTCGGGCCGTAAACGTTGAAGTACTTCAAGCCGACGATTTTATCAAACGCGCCTTTGTCTCTGGCCCAAAGGTCAAACTGGTGCTTGCTCCCCCCGTAAAGGTTGAGCGGACGGAGTACATCCAATTGCGATTCATCGTCACGGTAACCTTGGGCGCCATCGCCGTAAGTCGCGGCGCTTGATGCATAAATGAAACGGGTTCCCTGTTCCAGGCAAAACGCGGCCAGCTCGCGGGTGTATACAAAATTATTTGTTCTCAAAAATTCCTGATCGGTTTCCGTGGTGGAGGAACACGCCCCCATGTGGATGATGGCCTCTATGGAAGAAGTCAGCGAACGGGACCGGACAGATTGCAGGAACGCGTCTTTACCTTGAAGACCATCAAATTTTAACGCGGCGAGGTTTTTTTCTTTCTCCGGATGATCGACGTCGTCGACGATGAGAATTTTGGACATCTCGCGTTTATTGAGTGCATGGCCAATCGCACTGCCGATGAACCCGGCCCCTCCCGTTACAACGATCATGTTGCCTCTAAAAAAAAGTTTGCCGTACCGAAGGATCTTCCTCACTCTCTTTGGGGTGCATGTCCCTGTGCGTGAGCGCCTTCCAATCGATATCGGGTAAAAGAGGGGTATATGATTTTTTCTCCGACATTTCAACCTGCTTTTTCAATTCCTTCACCCGGCCCTTCCCCGCAGGATGCGTGGACAGATACTCCAGCCAGGATTCCGAATCGTCTTCCGAACCGGTTTTTTGGGATTGTGCATCCAAAATCAACCGTCCCTCCTCCTGTTGAAGTTTTTCGAACATACGGACCATGCCGGAGGGATCGATGTTTGCGGCCAGAATCATATCCATTCCCTTCTCGTCCGCTTCCCGTTCCATATCGCGGCTAAAGGACAACCCTTGAAGCTCACCCGCCACATTCAACACGACATCCATCGTGCCGCTCATATCTCCGGTGAACAGCGTTAAAAGAGTGCTTGCGGCCATCGCCCGAATGATCCCCCGGGTGGAGTGCCGAAGCGTCACATGCTGAATTTCGTGGGCCAGGATGCCCGCCAGCTCCTCAGGAGACGCCGCCGCATTCAGCAACCCTTGAAACACCAGGATACTCCCTCCCGGAAAGGCCACAGCGTTGATTACATCAAGTTGAGATATATAAATGCGAATGTTGTAGGGCTGGTCCGGATGGGTGGCTAAAAGCCGCCGGGCAATGGCATTGAGAGCCTGTTCCTGATCCGGCTGAGAGGAAGGCGCCAGTATCGTTGGCAGGGATTGCAATATTCGGTCTCCCAGTTTCTCTTCCCAGGAAACCGGAACCCGCATGGCCACGTGATCCGACAATTTCGGAATCACCACCGTCCACAATCCATACAGGAAAATCGGCACAGCAAGGACAGCCAGAGCCAGAAACACGTGTTTCATCCCGCTGGCCGGTCTCAGGGTTGGATGCAGGGAAACCGCGGAAATCGCTCTGAGGTCGCTGAGAAACGCGGGATCTTCCACAGACAGCGTCTCCAGCCGATTCCCCTCAGGCGTGTTTACCACGTGTTCTAAATGAAACGGTGGGTTGCCGCGCGCATCCGCTGAATTCAGACGCAGGTCGGCGTATTGCCAGTCAAGGGTCCGGCCGCCGGGAAGCGTCACCCCCAATTGCCGGGGAGACAAACTGAGGACGACCTCGTGTTTTCGGGCACTCAACCCATCGAAATAGGCGCCGGTGTATTGCAGTCTCCGGGTGCTCATGATTTAAAGATCACCCTCAACAATATTATCCGATATCGACAGGGACATCGAATACATCCGCCGCGGCTTCACCCATGGCGCCGCTTTGTTTCATCTCCTGAACCACGGAATCCATGTCCATGTCCCCTTCCAAAGTGAGATGCTCGGCAAAAAATTTCTGGTTTCTGACCACCACCCAGGTATAACCCAGTCCAAGCGTGAAAACAAAAATCAACGTATTGACCAAGTTAAGCACGAACCATTCTCCGCCGGTGGCGCTGAACCGGAAAGTGGCATCGCCAAACCGCGTGTTCGCCCAATAATAACGCTTTAAATAGGCGTTAAACCAGATCCAGTACACGCCCATCGTCAAAATGGTAAGAAAAATAGCCAGCACATATTTTCCAAAAATTTCCTTAGCTTCACCGGTGAATTTACCTTGCAGATTGCCGAAATAGGAATTCTCACGCCAGAATTCCTCCGCCCTCATGAGGAAATAGGGCATATACAAGCCCAGGGTGAGGATGACTAAAACGATCCCTTTCAGATAAATCTTCACGGCTTCCGCCCCCTTGCCGCGAAAGGAAAAATGAATGCCGCGCCAGGCGGTTCTAGATAGCCGGTAACGCCACGCCCTCACCATTAAAACAGGGATGAACAGCGAAAGGGAAATCTGGATCAGGGCGGAAACCCCTGACCCCCATAAACCGCCATAAATTTCGACCCCGATAATCAGGGCAATGAGCCCCACCAAGATGGGAGAAATTTTCATAAATCCTTTAAACAACTCCTTACCCGTTCCATGGTAAGAAAAAGGGTCTCCCGCAAAAGTGGTGTTGGACCACATGTATTGACGAACCCGCGTTTTGGCCCAGAACCGATAGATTCCCAAAGTAAATATTGTTTTCAGCCAGTTGGAGATAAACAGGCCGAACAACTCCCCCCCCTTGCCCCTGAAAGCAAAAGGCAGACCGTTGCCGGGCTCCTCATCAAAGCCTTCGTCAGCGGTTGCATCCGACGAATAGGCGGAGTCCTCCGGTTCTTCCTCCATACTGCTGAGCGACTTGAGATCCACCTGGAATCCCAGACTTTGCAGATAGGCCGCCGCCGGTCCCGCCTGGTGATCGGCAATTTTCTGAGCAAACTTCCAGGCCCGCCCATCCTGCAATTGTTCCAAAATGGTTTCCCCCTGCTGAAGGCTTATCCTGAACACCTTGGCCATTTTGTCCGCCGCCAGGTCAGGGTCCGACCCAAACCAGGAATTGAGCGTTATTTGGTGACTCATGCAGTTCTCCTTGTTTTTCCTTTAAAAAATTGTAAGAACGATGGATTGATTATCGGTTTTTTAACCTTCCATGATCAAAAAAAATCAAACGCCACTTGCTGTTCCGTCCAGCCGAGAAAACCGTCTTCTACCGGGTTGCCGGTAAATCCGTCAGATTCCTTGACCCAGGTTTCGGGCTGATCCCAATTATCTCCATAGTGGTATAAAAACATTTTTTTGCGGATGTCTGCCGGCATCGTCATCAACTCGTGATAGGAAGCATGAATCCCGCCTTGGAACAACTGGCAATCGTGAAACATGACTTCGGATATCTCCGCGAACCGGCTGATGTAGTCGCGATCGATCATGGTGTCGCCGGAAATCCACACCTGTTGATTGATCAACACCCCACAACACCATTGCGATTCCTCCGCACTGTACGCCGAGTCCGGAAAGTGACGAGTTCTCATGATGGCAATTTCAAGGGGACCGTGCTGGTAGGCCCAATATTTCCTGCCCTGGATTTCAGCCGGGGTGGGCCGGAGGATGTCGAAAAAATCCGCCAGTTGCAGAGGCCGTCCCTGTTTCGATTCGCAATATTCCATGCCCCCCGCAAGGCTTTTACTCCAAAGGTTGTCCTGGTAATCGCTTAGAATGATCATTTCCGGCCTGGATTTATTTGCGTCCATTGAGCCGTAACGGTTGACGAGAGCCACCTCCTCCAGGCCGCCGATATGATCGGCATGACTATGGGTGGGCAAATAGCACTGGACCTTCATCACATCCAGTCCAATATCCGAAAGGGCCAAAGGACCCTGGGTCCCGCAATCAATGAGAACATGACAATCGCCCTGAATGACAAGAATGTTTGATTGCCGGCGTCGTTTGGCAAAGGCCGAACCGGTTCCAATAAAAACCACGCGCAGATGACCGTCCGTCCGCAAGGGAAGAGGCTCGCCGTTTTTACAAATCTCCGTCACCTGATACATGGGTTCGTTCCCTTCGCCCTAGAATTTGTTTCAAAAAAAATCGTCCCGCGCATGAAAAAAGATCGGCCAGACCGATCTCACATAACCATTAACCCATTAAAATACAATAACATAAGATCGACTTGGAGTCCATAAAAGTTTCCTTCCCAAAATACCGGCAGATAAAAATTCAGGCTCCAAACAGCCTCTTTCCGCTCGGCAACAATAAGTTCAAAAAGCTTTGGATTTATGGCACTTGCTTTTAGGAAGCGAAACCTTTTGCAAAGAGAGGCGGCCCCCCGGCTTTTGCAGGACAAACCCTCTTTAAAATGTTATGATGCATTCATGCAACAAAAAATCCTGATCCTCGACCCCAGCCGGCCTTCGGTAGAAACCCTGCGGCAAACCCTCAAACATCAAAAATACGAAGTTATTGCGGGGTACACTGCCAATGAAGGGCAAAAAAGGCTGCTGGAAAAAGTTTTTCACCTGGCCCTCATCGACGAAAAAATTGTTGCAGAAAATGGACAGAAATTTCTGGACAATTTACACCGCAAATTCCCTGGCCTGCCAATCATCCTCCTCACCCGCCAGGGCTTGTCCCTCGAAATAGAAGAAAGCGCGGAAAAATCAGGTTTTCATTTGTTTCCCCGGTCCCGGGGAACGCCTGAACTGCTGGAATTGATCGCCGAGATATTCAAATGTGCGAATGCCGAGGGCGGTCATTTTGATGCCGAAACCTGGATGGAAAAACCCTTTCAACTGCTGGGAGAAAGCGCATCCATCCAAAATCTACGCGAAACCCTGCGGACGGTGGCGGTCACCGACGCCGGGGTCTTGTTGCGCGGAGAAACGGGAACCGGAAAAGAACTGGCCGCCCGTTTCCTGCACGCCCACAGCTTAAGGAGTCAGAACCAGTTTGTGGCCGTCAATTGCGCCGCTCTCACGGAATCTCTCCTTGAGAGCGAATTGTTCGGGCACGAAAAAGGCGCCTTCACCGGGGCCCATCGACAAAAACTGGGAAAATTCGAATATGCCGGTTCCGGTACGCTTTTCCTCGATGAGATTGGCGAAATCTCTCCGCATCTTCAGGCCAAAATGCTTCGCGTACTCGACGACCGGCAGTTCGAGCGGGTCGGAGGTAACAAAACCCTGATCGTTCATTGCCGGGTGATTGCCGCCTCCAACATCGATTTTGCAGAAGCCTTAAAAGCTGGGGGGTTCCGCGAAGATCTCTATTACCGGCTCAACGTCATATCCATCGACCTGCCCCCGCTGAAAAACCGCTTGCAGGATATCCCCATCCTGGCGCAGCATTTTTTGACCCAAAAATCCAAGCGCCACAACAAACCGGCGCCTGAGATCGCTCCCAAGGCTATGGAACAACTGCAGCAATATTCCTGGCCGGGAAATATAAGAGAACTGGAAAACATCGTCGAGCAGGCGGTGATCCTTTGCAGAACCGACAGCATCGACCGCTTTCCTTTGCCTGTCCAGCAGCCCCTCCCTCCCTCCCAGGAAACCCTTCAGGAAGGGGACCCTTTGCAAATGACCCTGAAAGAATACCTGGCGACGATCCTCAAAAAATCCGAAGCCCGCTACTTTGAAGCCCTGTTGAAGAAACATAAGGGCCATATTTCCCGGACCGCCAAATCCGCGGGAATCGACCGAAAAACCTTTTACCGGAAAATTGCGCATTGCGGAATCGACCCCAAAGCCTACAAGCCACAGAAATAGATAATTGTTGATAAAATTCCCCATAAAATTAAATAATGTAGCTTTAATACCTCAAATTTGGACAGACCTCCGCCCTTCTCTATTTCAAAAAATCTAGAAACTCCTTTTAAATCAAGTGGT is part of the Nitrospinaceae bacterium genome and harbors:
- a CDS encoding MBL fold hydrolase; translated protein: MYQVTEICKNGEPLPLRTDGHLRVVFIGTGSAFAKRRRQSNILVIQGDCHVLIDCGTQGPLALSDIGLDVMKVQCYLPTHSHADHIGGLEEVALVNRYGSMDANKSRPEMIILSDYQDNLWSKSLAGGMEYCESKQGRPLQLADFFDILRPTPAEIQGRKYWAYQHGPLEIAIMRTRHFPDSAYSAEESQWCCGVLINQQVWISGDTMIDRDYISRFAEISEVMFHDCQLFQGGIHASYHELMTMPADIRKKMFLYHYGDNWDQPETWVKESDGFTGNPVEDGFLGWTEQQVAFDFF
- a CDS encoding metalloendopeptidase yields the protein MSTRRLQYTGAYFDGLSARKHEVVLSLSPRQLGVTLPGGRTLDWQYADLRLNSADARGNPPFHLEHVVNTPEGNRLETLSVEDPAFLSDLRAISAVSLHPTLRPASGMKHVFLALAVLAVPIFLYGLWTVVIPKLSDHVAMRVPVSWEEKLGDRILQSLPTILAPSSQPDQEQALNAIARRLLATHPDQPYNIRIYISQLDVINAVAFPGGSILVFQGLLNAAASPEELAGILAHEIQHVTLRHSTRGIIRAMAASTLLTLFTGDMSGTMDVVLNVAGELQGLSFSRDMEREADEKGMDMILAANIDPSGMVRMFEKLQQEEGRLILDAQSQKTGSEDDSESWLEYLSTHPAGKGRVKELKKQVEMSEKKSYTPLLPDIDWKALTHRDMHPKESEEDPSVRQTFF
- the rfaD gene encoding ADP-L-glycero-D-manno-heptose-6-epimerase; translation: MIVVTGGAGFIGSAIGHALNKREMSKILIVDDVDHPEKEKNLAALKFDGLQGKDAFLQSVRSRSLTSSIEAIIHMGACSSTTETDQEFLRTNNFVYTRELAAFCLEQGTRFIYASSAATYGDGAQGYRDDESQLDVLRPLNLYGGSKHQFDLWARDKGAFDKIVGLKYFNVYGPNEYHKGDMQSLARKGFYQIQETGKMRLFKSYKPEYKDGGQERDFLYIKDAVAMTLFFLDRPKIGGLFNVGSGKARNWNAMARALFSAMDKEPDIEYIEMPASIRDQYQYHTQAEMGKIQKAGYDAPGTSLEDGIQDYVQNYLAPGKRLGE
- the zraR gene encoding transcriptional regulatory protein ZraR — its product is MQREAAPRLLQDKPSLKCYDAFMQQKILILDPSRPSVETLRQTLKHQKYEVIAGYTANEGQKRLLEKVFHLALIDEKIVAENGQKFLDNLHRKFPGLPIILLTRQGLSLEIEESAEKSGFHLFPRSRGTPELLELIAEIFKCANAEGGHFDAETWMEKPFQLLGESASIQNLRETLRTVAVTDAGVLLRGETGTGKELAARFLHAHSLRSQNQFVAVNCAALTESLLESELFGHEKGAFTGAHRQKLGKFEYAGSGTLFLDEIGEISPHLQAKMLRVLDDRQFERVGGNKTLIVHCRVIAASNIDFAEALKAGGFREDLYYRLNVISIDLPPLKNRLQDIPILAQHFLTQKSKRHNKPAPEIAPKAMEQLQQYSWPGNIRELENIVEQAVILCRTDSIDRFPLPVQQPLPPSQETLQEGDPLQMTLKEYLATILKKSEARYFEALLKKHKGHISRTAKSAGIDRKTFYRKIAHCGIDPKAYKPQK